In Fusarium pseudograminearum CS3096 chromosome 1, whole genome shotgun sequence, one genomic interval encodes:
- the NPS16 gene encoding NPS16 — MSDSSRPDSIHDFDMETASGILPTRAQHHDEKPSSGAIVLSQQSVSPTEMIVMPFAKQEDHLLRSWAIALHLYLVSDQVAFLASGLKAEPHDQVLIYSHWPLSVPSVSFDSNAQPELTVRPFEAKKHSHLINSSVRFTEQDRHVIDNIDGTVQYHVQVTTHPTNRNISLYTGKTRVPSQFASVLWKTFQEIHLDLLSPSPRDWRRGLASNIDKSLLQSFLPRTPAKIQSSVIDLWRESVRTAPRAPAVDAWDGTLTYNELDDAAEKLTLQLLSKGVRTGDFVPFSFEKSVWMVVAVLAILKAGAAFVAVDPSQPEPRAKEIISQINARLIVTSPSQSKRFTQMGLNVLQVSQSTTEEDDNTHQFRQLPRVLPNDPAVCIFTSGSTGKPKGIVVQHQALTTRMLAEGGALGYRGARALQFAASTWDIFITDIFATLLHQGCVCIPSEQDRLFNLAEFCTSHNVTLAIVTPSLANTLSPASFPTLKTLIFSGEALRKDVVARWSSQSGLALYQGYGPAETGGCIIGPLANRAEVIGHAVKEYICVLVDPKNQNRLVPVGAVGELLVAGPGLLQEYIKDPARTDAVVVQNPPWLSELGVGETRFYKTGDLLRYNIDTLDGSLEFVGRTDGQVKYHGQRIELGEVEYNLGLFPDVSHSMANLVKEGPWSGQLVAVVQVGTSTHHGTSIDSIEHRDSVDIQEKITEFLTSRLPRYMIPSKILVVKGLPLNASMKLDRAAIQKWIISHSTKQTTVPNLLPATSGPKQLLPTERTARKVSEMYIEIVAGKDQRLRKQLEGVDFNIQSGGIDSVQIMSFSEAIKQRFAVQIPMDQMLSSRSTIRTLAATVDAVQDLKGAKNHDISASTNDDIDSLLESVLHPRTKQLRNSAIRHVFVTGASGYVGTEIVRQLLTQSDCQIHALVRASSDQAGQDYLLQKFIDAAWWKGEYESRIHAWLGDLSQPQLGLDTNAWGRLEGKVPDSIDCIIHNGAKVHYHMDYETLKATNVTSTVQILQAINNRADPLQSFVYVSGGQPLSFDSEDDVSILQKALQGSGYARSKAMSEMLVRRFAEQAEEKVKYIQIIKPGYIMGDAKRGMANKGDFIWRYIAASLELGAYDQDTANGWLFLSDVGRVSEVVSKAAFEPSETISVTVQDGIQFQDIWQLLQEEYGFALRPLRRDEWLQQLRQSVAAKQEQHVMFPLMYMLETTDHQPFGVSNGPDQPSKGVKEALRANINNLMDQGFFVAPGSDSCPTTAQDALDVQSVRRQFPALHGGLVAFNNAAGTAVYQGAIDNTHKYMSAFPVELGLDDPQSQAKTKRMMDKVAELAAFMNADADEIAFGQSTTMILRTLGQALKPSLNSDCEMIVSSLCHEGSAGAWRALAADLGIAIKWWMPPAGDDPCLSLETLKPLLSPKTRIVACNHVSNVVGTIHPIKQIADAVHAIPGAIVIVDGVAWAPHRPIDVKALDVDFYCFSWYKVFGPHMAQLYGRRSVQQRMVTGIAHFFLSGMPGLDWRLRLGSNAFELEEALVPITRYLTDIGWDKIIAQETVLQEVLLSYLNRHPTVFRVFGEKTSDPEKRVAVITFQVIGQSSRDVMNKVNRQGKFRIVAGHCWAPRPTHDVLKLEDDGLIRISFVHYNTVEEVREFCDVLERIVNP; from the exons ATGTCAGACTCATCACGGCCAGATTCTATCCACGACTTCGATATGGAGACTGCTTCAGGTATTTTGCCTACCAGGGCtcagcatcatgatgagaagccaTCCTCCGGGGCGATCGTTCTATCCCAGCAGTCAGTCTCACCTACAGAGATGATAGTAATGCCATTCGCCAAGCAAGAAGATCACCTGCTCAGGTCATGGGCCATCGCACTGCATCTGTATCTCGTATCAGATCAGGTAGCATTTCTGGCGTCAGGACTCAAGGCTGAACCTCATGACCAAGTTCTCATCTACTCTCACTGGCCACTTTCTGTTCCATCTGTTTCTTTCGACTCCAATGCCCAACCTGAGCTCACTGTAAGACCattcgaggccaagaagcatagtcATCTTATCAACAGCTCTGTGAGATTCACGgaacaagatcgacatgTCATTGACAATATTGATGGAACGGTCCAGTACCATGTACAAGTAACAACACACCCGACCAACAGAAATATATCTCTGTATACTGGAAAAACTCGCGTCCCATCCCAGTTTGCGTCGGTCTTGTGGAAGACCTTCCAGGAGATTCACCTGGATTTGTTGAGCCCATCTCCTCGCGACTGGCGCAGAGGACTTGCTAGCAATATAGACAAAAGCCTCTTGCAATCTTTCCTACCCCGTACACCAGCAAAAATACAATCCTCCGTCATCGATCTCTGGCGTGAATCCGTCCGCACTGCTCCACGTGCTCCCGCCGTCGACGCTTGGGACGGTACTTTGACCTACAACGAGCTGGATGACGCGGCCGAGAAGCTTACACTCCAGCTACTGTCAAAGGGGGTCAGAACCGGCGACTTTGTCCCTTTCTCATTCGAGAAGAGTGTCTGGATGGTAGTAGCTGTACtggccattctcaaggcCGGAGCTGCCTTTGTGGCAGTTGACCCATCTCAACCAGAGCCCAGAGCTAAAGAGATCATCAGCCAGATCAACGCCAGGCTGATCGTCACCTCTCCGAGTCAAAGCAAGAGATTTACACAAATGGGCTTGAATGTTCTGCAAGTCTCCCAGAGTACGACAGAGGAGGACGACAACACCCACCAGTTCAGGCAGCTTCCTCGTGTCCTACCCAACGACCCAGCGGTGTGCATCTTCACGTCAGGCTCAACAGGAAAACCCAAGGGAATCGTTGTTCAGCATCAAGCTTTGACCACTCGGATGCTAGCTGAAGGGGGAGCTCTTGGCTATAGAGGAGCTCGAGCTCTTCAGTTTGCTGCCTCAACTTGGGACATTTTCATCACCGACATTTTCGCAACTCTTCTACACCAAGGTTGCGTTTGCATACCAAGTGAACAGGATCGCCTCTTCAACCTTGCTGAGTTCTGCACCAGCCACAACGTGACACTCGCCATCGTCACGCCATCGTTGGCAAACACCTTGTCGCCTGCTTCATTCCCTACCTTGAAAACACTCATTTTCTCCGGAGAAGCACTTCGAAAAGATGTCGTTGCCCGCTGGTCGTCGCAAAGCGGACTTGCACTTTACCAAGGCTACGGTCCGGCGGAAACAGGTGGCTGTATCATCGGGCCACTTGCCAATCGCGCTGAGGTTATCGGTCACGCTGTCAAGGAGTACATCTGTGTCCTTGTTGACCCCAAGAACCAAAACAGATTGGTGCCCGTCGGAGCAGTTGGCGAGCTTCTAGTTGCTGGGCCAGGCCTGCTTCAGGAGTACATCAAAGATCCAGCTCGAACCGACGCTGTTGTGGTGCAGAACCCGCCATGGCTTTCGGAACTCGGAGTTGGAGAGACGAGATTCTACAAAACAGGTGACCTTTTGCGCTACAACATAGACACGCTCGACGGAAGCCTGGAGTTCGTTGGTCGAACGGACGGACAAGTCAAATACCATGGTCAACGTATCGAGCTGGGTGAAGTCGAGTACAACTTGGGATTGTTCCCTGATGTCAGTCACTCCATGGCAAACCTTGTGAAAGAAGGTCCATGGAGCGGCCAGCTTGTTGCAGTGGTGCAGGTTGGCACGTCAACTCACCATGGAACTTCGATTGATAGCATCGAGCATAGAGATTCTGTCGACATCCAGGAGAAGATCACTGAATTTCTGACATCGCGTCTGCCGAGGTATATGATTCCTAGCAAGATTCTTGTTGTCAAGGGTCTCCCTCTCAACGCATCCATGAAGTTGGATAGGGCGGCTATTCAGAAATGGATCATCAGCCATTCGACCAAACAGACAACTGTCCCAAATCTTCTACCTGCAACATCAGGGCCTAAACAACTACTTCCAACCGAACGAACCGCCAGAAAGGTTTCTGAGATGTACATCGAGATTGTCGCTGGAAAAGATCAGCGCCTTCGAAAGCAGTTGGAAGGCGTTGACTTCAATATCCAATCCGGTGGTATTGACTCTGTCCAGATCATGTCGTTCTCGGAGGCTATCAAGCAGAGGTTCGCGGTGCAAATCCCCATGGACCAAATGCTAAGCTCGAGATCAACGATTCGAACTTTGGCGGCTACAGTTGACGCAGTCCAAGATCTGAAAGGGGCCAAGAACCATGATATATCTGCCAGTACAAATGACGATATTGACAGCCTCCTTGAATCTGTTCTACACCCCCGAACAAAGCAGCTGCGTAACTCAGCGATACGTCATGTCTTTGTTACTGGGGCATCTGGCTACGTCGGTACAGAGATTGTACGACAACTACTCACGCAGTCAGACTGTCAGATACATGCTCTTGTTCGGGCATCCTCTGACCAGGCGGGACAAGATTATTTGCTTCAAAAGTTCATCGACGCAGCTTGGTGGAAAGGCGAGTACGAGTCTCGCATCCATGCTTGGTTGGGTGATCTCTCACAACCTCAGCTTGGACTGGACACCAATGCATGGGGTAGACTCGAGGGGAAGGTACCAGATTCCATTGACTGTATCATCCATAACGGCGCAAAAGTTCATTATCACATGGACTACGAGACATTGAAGGCCACAAATGTGACATCGACTGTTCAGATACTTCAAGCTATCAACAACCGCGCCGACCCGCTACAGAGCTTTGTGTATGTGTCTGGTGGACAGCCTCTGAGCTTCGATTCCGAGGATGACGTGTCTATTTTACAAAAGGCACTTCAAGGATCTGGCTATGCGCGCTCCAAAGCCATGTCGGAGATGTTGGTGAGGAGGTTTGCGGAACAGgcagaagaaaaggtcaagtaTATCCAGATTATCAAGCCGGGATACATCATGGGTGATGCCAAGAGGGGTATGGCGAACAAGGGCGACTTTATCTGGCGCTACATCGCAGCATCTCTTGAGCTCGGAGCCTATGACCAGGATACCGCGAATGGATGGCTATTCTTGAGCGACGTTGGCCGCGTCTCAGAAGTCGTCTCCAAAGCAGCCTTTGAACCAAGCGAAACAATCTCGGTAACAGTCCAAGATGGGATCCAATTCCAGGATATCTGGCAGCTACTGCAAGAGGAATATGGCTTCGCGCTGCGACCCCTGCGGCGAGATGAGTGGCTGCAACAGCTACGACAGAGTGTCGCTGCCAAACAAGAGCAGCATGTCATGTTTCCACTCATGTACATGCTTGAGACGACGGACCATCAGCCATTCGGCGTATCGAATGGGCCGGACCAACCATCCAAGGGCGTCAAGGAAGCCTTGCgagccaacatcaacaatctcaTGGACCAAGGATTCTTCGTTGCCCCAGGATCAGATTCATGCCCGACGACCGCGCAGGACGCTTTAGATGTTCAGAGTGTACGAAGGCAATTCCCAGCTCTTCATGGTGGCTTAGTGGCATTCAACAACGCGGCTGGCACTGCAGTCTACCAAGGGGCTATTGACAACACTCACAAATACATGTCCGCATTTCCAGTTGAGCTCGGCTTGGATGATCCACAGAGTCAGGcaaagacgaagaggatgatggacAAGGTGGCAGAGTTGGCGGCATTCATgaatgctgatgctgatgaaaTTG CTTTCGGACAATCGACAACCATGATCCTCCGcactcttggccaagcccTCAAGCCTTCTCTGAATTCCGACTGCGAGATGATTGTCTCGAGCCTTTGTCACGAAGGAAGCGCAGGTGCTTGGCGAGCCCTGGCAGCTGACCTTGGAATCGCCATCAAGTGGTGGATGCCACCCGCCGGCGACGAcccttgtctttctctcgAAACACTCAAGCCTCTCCTCAGTCCCAAAACCCGCATCGTGGCATGTAACCACGTCTCCAACGTCGTGGGAACTATTCACCCCATCAAGCAAATCGCCGACGCCGTCCATGCCATCCCCGGGGCGATCGTCATCGTTGATGGTGTCGCTTGGGCACCTCACCGTCCCATTGATGTGAAAGCTCTCGACGTGGACTTTTACTGCTTTAGCTGGTACAAGGTGTTTGGTCCACACATGGCTCAGCTCTACGGTCGACGAAGTGTTCAGCAGCGGATGGTAACAGGTATTGCTCACTTCTTCCTCAGCGGGATGCCTGGACTGGATTGGAGACTTCGACTTGGCTCCAATGCTTTTGAGTTGGAGGAAGCTCTTGTTCCCATCACAAGATATCTAACGGATATCGGCTGGGACAAGATTATTGCCCAAGAGACGGTTCTTCAAGAGGTGCTTCTGTCATATCTCAACCGACACCCTACTGTGTTCCGGGTCTTTGGCGAGAAGACGTCTGATCCGGAGAAGCGAGTGGCGGTCATCACGTTCCAGGTCATCGGCCAGTCTTCGCGAGATGTTATGAACAAGGTCAATCGCCAAGGAAAGTTCAGAATTGTGGCTGGTCACTGCTGGGCACCTAGACCAACTCATGATGTGCTCAAGCTGGAGGATGATGGTCTGATTAGGATCAGTTTCGTGCATTACAACACCGTCGAGGAGGTGCGGGAGTtttgtgatgttcttgagaggATTGTGAACCCTTGA